A region of the Burkholderia pyrrocinia genome:
CTCGGAGGGAAGCTTTCTGTTTGATTGCACGCGATTCTAACCGACGGTCATGCGCACGCATCGTCGCGCGCAGCCGCAGTGTGTCGTCGCCATGCGACATCGGTGCATCCGCCGCATATTTGTCGCGCCGACGACACAAAAATGCAGCGAAATGTCGATTGTCGCGGATTGCGGAACATTTAATGGACTATAAAAAGATTGTTCGATCCGATTTGTGCGCGTACATTTCAGGTCCGCGCCAATGTTTGAGAAATATCAAGCGTGGTTTTCCCGAATCCGGTGTTCGAGAGAAGGAAACATGCACAACGACAACACCCCCCACTCGCGTCGCGATGGCGACGCAGCCGCAACCGGCATCACGCGGCGTCAATGGCTGCAGGGCGCACTGGCGCTGACGGCGGCGGGCCTCACGGGCTCGCTGGCGTTGCGGGCCCTGGCCGATGATCCCGGCACTGCGCCGCTCGATACGTTCATGACGCTCTCCGAAGCATTGACCGGCAAGAAGGGGCTGAGCCGCGTGCTCGGCCAGCGCTTCCTGCAGGCATTGCAGAAGGGCTCGTTCAAGACGGCCGACGGCCTGCCGCAACTCGCCGGCGCACTCGCGTCCGGTTCGCTGAATCCCGATCAGGAAG
Encoded here:
- a CDS encoding sugar dehydrogenase complex small subunit; the encoded protein is MHNDNTPHSRRDGDAAATGITRRQWLQGALALTAAGLTGSLALRALADDPGTAPLDTFMTLSEALTGKKGLSRVLGQRFLQALQKGSFKTADGLPQLAGALASGSLNPDQEALALKILEAWYLGIVDNVVITYEEALMFGVVSDTLVIPSYCPNKPGFWAEKPIERQA